The genomic segment ATCGCCAATATTGGACCAAAAGTTTCTTATACACCTGGTAAAGAAGATTTTATTCCTACAAATTTAAAGTTAGGTGGAGGCTTCGACTTTATTTTTGACGATTATAACACAATCTCTACAACTGTCGAGTTTACAAAATTATTAGTACCAACAGTGCAAAATCCAAACAACGAAAAAGGTTGGGTAGAAGGTATATTTAGTTCTTTTGGAGATGCTCCAGGAGGATTTAGCGAAGAAATGAAAGAAATTACTTATGCTTTAGGAGCTGAATATCTATATAATAACGCTTTTGCATTAAGAGCAGGTTATTTTCATGAAAGTGAAGATAAAGGAAATAGACAATTCTTTACAATGGGTGGAGGTTTTAAAACCAATGCTTTAAATATCGATTTATCTTATTTAATAAATGCTTCGGATGTAAACAATCCTTTAGAAAATTCTTTACGTTTTTCTTTATCATTTGATTTAGGAGAAATTTATGAAGATTTTTAAAAGTCGTAAAAATTTAGTAAATTTATAAAACATAAAAGCAGTCTAAAAAGGCTGCTTTTTTTTGACTCGTTTATTTATGAAAAAAATAGAAATTAGTACTTCCGCAATTGTTTTTAAAGACATTTTAGAACTTCCTAAAGAAGATAAAATGTTAATGGATAAAGCAATTGAAGCAAGAGGAAATGCGTATGCACCTTATTCTAAATTTAATGTTGGAGCAGCTTTATTATTAGAAAATAATAAAATTGTTTTAGGAAATAACCAAGAAAACGCAGCATACCCATCTGGAATGTGTGCAGAAAGAGTTGCCATTTGGAATGCAGGTGCTCGTTTTCCAGGTGTTAAAATTTTAAAATTGGCAATTACTGCTGGTTCAACAATTTCTAAAGTAGATAAACCTGTAGGGCCTTGTGGAGCTTGCAGACAAACATTGTCGGAATTTGAAATCAATCAAAAACAACCTTTCGAACTTA from the Polaribacter cellanae genome contains:
- the cdd gene encoding cytidine deaminase gives rise to the protein MKKIEISTSAIVFKDILELPKEDKMLMDKAIEARGNAYAPYSKFNVGAALLLENNKIVLGNNQENAAYPSGMCAERVAIWNAGARFPGVKILKLAITAGSTISKVDKPVGPCGACRQTLSEFEINQKQPFELIFMGEVGEVVKTESLLSLLPFSFDSAYL